In the Hymenobacter tibetensis genome, GTTCAAGCCGAGCTACCACGACCATTCCCTGTTTTTCGACGACGATGGCCGGGTGTACCTGGTGTTTGGCACCGGTAAGCTGCGGCTGATAGAACTCACGGCCGACGCCTCCGGCGTGAAGCCAGGTGCCACCGAGCAGGTGATCATCGAAAACGCCAGCGCCCCGGCCGGCCCGAACATCAACCTGCAAGCCGAAGGCTCCCAGCTATTTAAAGTCAAGGGCAAGTACTACCTCTTCAATATTACCTGGCCGAAGGAGGGCATGCGCACGGTGGTGGTGCACCGGGCCGATAAAATCACGGGGCCTTACGAAGGCCGGCTGGGGCTGCAAGACCTAGGCGTGGCGCAGGGCGGCCTCATCGACACGCCCGATGGCCGGTGGTTTTCCTACTTGTTCCGCGATTATGGGGCCGTGGGCCGCATTCCCTACCTAGTGCCCGTGACGTGGACTGACGGTTGGCCGGTGCTCGGCACGGCTGGCAAGGTGCCCCAAACGCTGGCCCTACCCCCCAGTAAGGGTTTGATTCCGGGCATAGTAGCGTCGGATGAGTTTGCCCGGCGCAAAGGCGAGCCGGCCCTGCCGCTAGTATGGCAGTGGAACCACAATCCCGAAAACTCCCTGTGGTCGCTCTCCAACCGCCCCGGCTACCTGCGCCTGCAAACGGACCGTGTAGACACCACGTTCCTGCTGGCCCGCAACACCTTGACCCAGCGCACCATCGGTCCGACCTGCGCCGGCACCACGGCCCTGGATGTATCGTACCTGAAAGACGGTGATTTTGCGGGCCTAGCCCTCTTGCAAAAGCGGTACGGCCTGGTGGGGGTGGACTTCCGCAACGGCGCCAAATCCATCGTCATGGTGAGTGCCCAGTCGGAGAGGCCCGTGGAGTTGCAGCGCCTGCCGCTCACGCAGAACACGGTGTATTTCAAGGCGGAATGCGACTTCACGGAGCGCAAAGACGTGGCGACTTTCTTCTATAGCCTCGATGGCAAAACGTGGAAAGCCATCGGCGAGCCGCTTAAGATGGCTTACACGCTGCCGCATTTTATGGGTTACCGATTTGGGCTGTTCAACTACGCCACCAAGAACCCTGGCGGCTATGCCGATTTCGATTACTTCCGCATTACGGACAAGACCACCGGAGCCAAGTAAGCGTGTGCTTAACAACTGCCTAGAACGGTCCTGCTGCGCTTATCGAAGCCTCTCTACCGTTTCGTTGGACGGTGTAGACGAAGCGGTAGAATGCTTCGACAAGCGCAGCAGGACGGCCTTTTGAATTCTAATCCTACTCGAACTTCTACCTCGATGCTGAATTGTAGACTGCTTTATACACTAGGCGCGCTGGCCTGCTTGTGCGGGGGCGTTGCGCAGGCGCAGAACCCAATCATTACCAATCAATTCACGGCCGACCCAACGGCGCGGGCGTTTAATGGCCGGGTGTACGTGTACCCCTCGCACGATATTCGGGCCACACCGGGGCACGGGCGGGCCGGCTGGTTTGTGATGGAGGACTACCATGTGTTTTCCTCCGCCAATCTCACGGAGTGGACCGACCACGGCGTGATTGTGACGCAGAACAAAGTGCCATGGGTGAAGCCTGATAGCTACAGCATGTGGGCGCCCGACTGCATGTTCCGCAACGGCAAGTACTACTTCTATTTCCCGACTACCCCCCGCGATACGACCATCAGCAAGGGCTTTACGGTGGGGGTAGCCGTGTCGGATAAGCCCACCGGCCCCTTTGTGCCGCAGCCGCTGCCCATCAAGGGGGTGCGCGGCATCGACCCCAACGTGTTTATCGACAAAGACGGGCAGGCGTATCTGTACTGGTCGCAAGGCAATATCTACGGCGCTAAGCTCAAGGAGAACATGCTGGAGCTAGCCTCCGAACCCAAGACGCTAGGCGAACTGCCCACCAAAGGGTTGAAGGAAGGCCCTTATCTGTTTGAGCGCAAGGGAATTTACTACCTGACGTACCCGCACGTCGAGAACAAGACCGAGCGCCTCGAATACGCTACCAGCACCAGTCCCCTAGGGCCGTTCACGGTGAAGGGCGTACTTATGGACGAGTCGCCGACAGGCTGCTGGACCAATCACCATTCTTTATTGGAGCTCAAAAACCAGTGGTACCTGTTCTACCACCACAACGACCTGTCACCCGCCTTCGACAAAAACCGCTCGGTCCGCATCGACAGCTTATTCTTTCAGCCCGACGGCTCCATTCAGAAAGTGGTGCCAACCCTACGCGGCGTGGGCCTCACCGACGCCAAGCAGAAAATCCAGGTCGACCGCTACAGTCGCCTGAGCAGCAGCGGCGCGAACATCGCCTTCCTGGATACCGCCAACAAGTTTCAGGGCTGGAAAACCGTGTTTGCCAACAACCAAGGCTGGGTGCAATACAACGGGGTAGCCTTTGGCAAGCAGGCGCTCAAGACAGTAACGCTACGCACAATGGCGGCCGCCGGCGCCATGGTACAGCTGCGGGCCGATGGGGCCACCGGCCCGGTGCTGGCCCAAGTAACTGTGCCCAAGGGCAGCCAGTGGCAGGAGATAAAAGCGCCCTTATCGGCCTTCAAGCCCGGCACACACACGCTGGTCGTTTCCTCTAAAACGAACACGCCCGTGGAGATTGACTGGGTCAAGTTCGAGTAAGCGAGTCAAGCCTAGGGGCTTTCTACCTAGGATGAGAAGCTCCTCGGCGGCCACAGTGGCGCTGTTGTTTTATCTGTCAAATCAATCAAACCTACACAGTAGGAAGGGGCTAGCTCCGCCGCCTTTTCCTGCTCAGCTCTCTTTCGCTACAACCTAGCCTTATGAAATATACCTTGCTCGCCGCCCTGTTGGCCCTCGGAACTTACCTGCCTGCGCAGGCGCAAAACCCCATCATCAAAGACGTGTTCACGGCCGACCCGTCGCCGCTGG is a window encoding:
- a CDS encoding glycoside hydrolase family 43 protein, which produces MKHLLKQSVLLAGLALASAVASPLLAQVKQAQNPIIFADVPDLSMIRVGDTYYMSSTTMHMSPGVPIMKSKDLVNWHLVSYASDTLGNQDELALRNGKSTYGRGSWASSLRFHQGTYYVSTFAQTTGKTYVYSTKNIEKGPWKTVSFKPSYHDHSLFFDDDGRVYLVFGTGKLRLIELTADASGVKPGATEQVIIENASAPAGPNINLQAEGSQLFKVKGKYYLFNITWPKEGMRTVVVHRADKITGPYEGRLGLQDLGVAQGGLIDTPDGRWFSYLFRDYGAVGRIPYLVPVTWTDGWPVLGTAGKVPQTLALPPSKGLIPGIVASDEFARRKGEPALPLVWQWNHNPENSLWSLSNRPGYLRLQTDRVDTTFLLARNTLTQRTIGPTCAGTTALDVSYLKDGDFAGLALLQKRYGLVGVDFRNGAKSIVMVSAQSERPVELQRLPLTQNTVYFKAECDFTERKDVATFFYSLDGKTWKAIGEPLKMAYTLPHFMGYRFGLFNYATKNPGGYADFDYFRITDKTTGAK
- a CDS encoding family 43 glycosylhydrolase gives rise to the protein MLNCRLLYTLGALACLCGGVAQAQNPIITNQFTADPTARAFNGRVYVYPSHDIRATPGHGRAGWFVMEDYHVFSSANLTEWTDHGVIVTQNKVPWVKPDSYSMWAPDCMFRNGKYYFYFPTTPRDTTISKGFTVGVAVSDKPTGPFVPQPLPIKGVRGIDPNVFIDKDGQAYLYWSQGNIYGAKLKENMLELASEPKTLGELPTKGLKEGPYLFERKGIYYLTYPHVENKTERLEYATSTSPLGPFTVKGVLMDESPTGCWTNHHSLLELKNQWYLFYHHNDLSPAFDKNRSVRIDSLFFQPDGSIQKVVPTLRGVGLTDAKQKIQVDRYSRLSSSGANIAFLDTANKFQGWKTVFANNQGWVQYNGVAFGKQALKTVTLRTMAAAGAMVQLRADGATGPVLAQVTVPKGSQWQEIKAPLSAFKPGTHTLVVSSKTNTPVEIDWVKFE